A single Candidatus Aegiribacteria sp. DNA region contains:
- a CDS encoding Na/Pi cotransporter family protein gives MRTVLILLISLLSILAAQDFTVLEFGNSQHGRIETLLEQPLKIRVLDSRSNPVSGIRVEFETNSDGGTLAYPFEGEDPLILEGDTVSGAFSTVLILTDSDGYAAISLRLGDKTCNNKVKARVLLPDGSEERIHFSALAVDLKSIIFQILGGLAIFLLGMKMMSESLQTVAGNKMRSVLKKVTSNRVLGLMAGALMTAVIQSSSATSVIAVSFVNSGLMVLRQAVGVIIGANIGTTITGQLIAFKLTHYALPIVAVGFSMFAFAKTRRVQFWGKAIVGLGLIFLGMTLMKDVLGPLKTSMAVKNFFMNFSTNPLLAVFAGTLVTSIIQSSSATVGLTMTLAGTGLISLQGAFYLVLGDNIGTTITAQLSAIGGSRAAKQTAMAHTLFNVIGTIYMGLLISNNNGFVLNFVRSTSGNTLRQVANAHSMFNLFNAFLFLPFVPLLAKLCRFIIPEREEDNGNEVELILDDNLLDSPALAIDNLEREMVKMATYSEATVKGAISCFFKGYPKPGRIMSMEDRVDEMQRDLTIYASKLFQRTLDQDQSLKLPVIIHTINDLERVSDHAVNIVETRNRISGNLNLDSGELARVSVEACSIVSKMLESTRLSLESHDREASLTVLALESKLNMLEDESRRYYTDYLTSSGQDGLKKLALLDFTDYCERIGDHLTNIAQSLVGGGVWHGTDDMY, from the coding sequence ATGCGAACGGTTCTGATTCTCCTGATTTCATTACTGTCTATACTTGCAGCACAGGATTTCACCGTCCTGGAATTCGGTAATTCCCAGCACGGCAGAATAGAGACCCTGCTGGAACAGCCTCTCAAGATAAGAGTGCTTGACTCCCGGAGCAACCCGGTCAGCGGAATCCGCGTTGAGTTTGAAACGAATTCCGATGGCGGTACTCTTGCTTATCCCTTTGAAGGCGAAGATCCTCTGATACTGGAAGGCGATACGGTATCGGGAGCCTTTTCGACCGTATTGATTCTGACGGACTCCGATGGATACGCTGCTATTTCGCTCAGGCTGGGCGATAAAACCTGCAATAACAAGGTTAAGGCTCGTGTGTTACTTCCCGACGGGTCAGAGGAGAGAATTCATTTCTCAGCGCTGGCAGTAGATCTAAAGAGTATTATCTTCCAGATTCTTGGTGGTCTGGCTATCTTCCTGCTTGGTATGAAGATGATGTCCGAATCACTTCAGACCGTTGCCGGCAACAAAATGCGGAGTGTACTGAAAAAGGTAACCAGCAACAGGGTACTGGGACTGATGGCCGGTGCTCTCATGACCGCAGTTATACAAAGTTCCAGTGCTACTTCAGTGATAGCGGTGAGTTTCGTCAATTCCGGCCTGATGGTTCTAAGGCAAGCTGTCGGTGTAATAATCGGCGCCAATATAGGTACTACAATCACCGGACAGCTGATAGCGTTCAAACTAACGCATTACGCTCTTCCAATTGTCGCAGTCGGTTTCTCCATGTTTGCCTTTGCTAAAACACGCCGCGTTCAGTTCTGGGGCAAAGCTATAGTAGGCCTGGGTCTTATCTTTCTTGGTATGACACTCATGAAGGATGTTCTTGGCCCCCTTAAGACCAGTATGGCAGTAAAGAACTTCTTCATGAATTTCAGCACGAATCCGCTGCTCGCGGTTTTTGCCGGAACACTTGTCACATCAATTATACAGAGTTCAAGCGCCACCGTAGGATTAACCATGACGCTTGCCGGGACAGGGCTGATAAGCCTGCAGGGAGCTTTCTACCTTGTGCTGGGAGATAACATCGGTACTACAATAACCGCCCAGCTTTCGGCAATAGGCGGCAGCAGAGCGGCAAAACAGACAGCGATGGCACATACTCTTTTTAATGTTATAGGCACCATATATATGGGGTTGCTCATATCCAACAACAACGGGTTTGTGCTCAACTTCGTAAGATCAACATCTGGTAATACCCTCAGGCAGGTAGCCAATGCTCATAGTATGTTCAATCTCTTCAACGCTTTTCTCTTTCTTCCCTTCGTTCCGCTTCTTGCAAAACTGTGTCGTTTCATTATTCCGGAGAGAGAAGAGGATAATGGAAATGAGGTTGAACTGATACTTGATGACAATCTTCTGGATTCTCCTGCCCTTGCAATTGATAACCTCGAACGTGAAATGGTTAAAATGGCCACCTACTCGGAAGCCACTGTAAAGGGTGCTATATCCTGCTTTTTCAAGGGTTATCCAAAACCGGGCAGGATAATGTCCATGGAAGACAGAGTTGATGAAATGCAGCGGGATCTTACCATATATGCCTCAAAACTCTTTCAGCGGACTCTTGATCAGGACCAATCCCTGAAACTGCCAGTCATAATCCATACGATTAATGACCTCGAAAGAGTTTCCGATCATGCTGTCAATATCGTTGAGACCAGAAACAGGATATCAGGAAACCTTAATCTTGATTCGGGGGAATTGGCTAGGGTTTCTGTCGAGGCATGCTCAATAGTCAGTAAGATGCTGGAGTCTACAAGACTGTCCCTCGAATCTCACGACAGAGAAGCCTCTCTGACGGTTCTTGCTCTTGAGTCAAAACTCAACATGCTCGAGGACGAATCGCGAAGATATTACACTGACTACCTTACAAGCAGCGGCCAGGACGGATTGAAGAAGCTCGCGTTACTTGATTTTACAGATTACTGTGAACGTATCGGCGATCACCTAACAAACATAGCCCAATCCCTTGTTGGCGGTGGCGTCTGGCACGGAACCGATGATATGTATTGA
- a CDS encoding cyclic 2,3-diphosphoglycerate synthase → MKKIRTLILGAAGRDFHNFNVVYKDNSDYEVVAFTATQIPDIDDRKYPSELAGELYPDGIPILAEDKLEGIINEKDIELCVMSYSDLSDNTVMELCSRVNTAGADFVMLGAERTMIKSSKPVIAVCAVRTGCGKSQTTRRVVEILQAAGKKVVAIRHPMPYGDLVAQKVQRFADIEDLKKHNCTIEEMEEYEPHIKMGNVIYAGVDYEAILREAEKEADIILWDGGNNDTSFYKPDLTITVVDPHRPGHELSYYPGQTNLRLADAVVINKIDSAYPEDVDEVRENIRSVNPGALIIDAASPVTVDNPSIITGANVLVVEDGPTLTHGDMEYGAGFVAAEKFGAADYVDPRPFAVGTIIDTYEKYYADREEAYILPAMGYGEDQMKDLQQTINAADCDVVVIATPIDLSRIIKINKPVVKVGYDLQEIGKPDLPEVLSSFIE, encoded by the coding sequence ATGAAAAAGATCAGAACCTTGATACTTGGCGCCGCAGGGCGCGACTTTCACAATTTCAATGTTGTTTACAAAGACAATTCGGACTACGAAGTAGTAGCGTTTACCGCGACTCAGATACCGGATATTGATGATAGAAAATATCCTTCCGAACTTGCAGGCGAGCTCTACCCCGATGGTATACCTATACTTGCAGAAGATAAGCTTGAAGGTATTATAAACGAGAAGGATATTGAACTTTGCGTTATGTCTTACAGTGACCTGTCGGACAATACTGTCATGGAACTTTGCTCAAGGGTAAATACAGCAGGTGCTGATTTTGTCATGCTTGGGGCAGAAAGAACCATGATTAAAAGTTCGAAGCCTGTTATTGCAGTTTGCGCAGTCCGTACAGGATGCGGAAAAAGCCAGACAACCAGACGTGTGGTTGAAATCCTTCAGGCAGCCGGTAAAAAGGTTGTCGCAATAAGACATCCGATGCCATACGGTGATCTTGTCGCACAGAAAGTTCAGAGATTTGCTGATATAGAGGATCTCAAAAAGCATAACTGTACAATTGAAGAGATGGAAGAATACGAACCTCACATTAAGATGGGTAATGTAATCTATGCCGGGGTCGATTATGAAGCTATACTCCGCGAGGCGGAAAAAGAAGCTGACATAATACTCTGGGATGGAGGTAACAACGATACATCTTTCTACAAACCGGATCTCACAATTACTGTTGTAGACCCACACAGGCCCGGACACGAACTATCCTACTATCCCGGACAGACCAATCTCAGGCTTGCTGATGCTGTTGTCATCAACAAGATAGACAGTGCTTATCCGGAAGATGTCGACGAGGTTCGGGAGAACATCAGGTCGGTGAACCCTGGCGCGTTGATCATCGACGCGGCAAGTCCTGTAACCGTGGACAACCCATCCATTATTACCGGAGCCAACGTTCTTGTGGTGGAAGACGGCCCGACACTTACCCACGGTGACATGGAATACGGCGCGGGATTCGTCGCAGCTGAAAAATTCGGCGCAGCCGACTACGTTGATCCAAGACCCTTCGCGGTTGGTACAATCATCGATACATATGAGAAGTACTACGCTGACAGAGAGGAAGCTTACATTCTTCCTGCCATGGGTTACGGAGAGGATCAGATGAAGGATCTTCAGCAGACTATAAACGCTGCGGATTGCGATGTTGTAGTAATCGCAACCCCGATTGATCTTTCGCGGATAATCAAGATCAACAAACCAGTAGTAAAAGTTGGATACGACCTCCAGGAGATCGGTAAACCTGATCTTCCTGAGGTTCTGAGTTCATTTATAGAATAG
- a CDS encoding radical SAM protein produces MHDLNDPLMVQLPLNPSAPLEATGNVPMAGASLAAAACLPSEIVIDQNTIDMAGDRSLADLIVDRSPELVAFTLYMWNAERSFWLAKILKNRLPGIITVAGGPEVTIDNEWLVSSDAFDLMVSGEGEPFATEILNADSTRKIIRKNGRFLEAGRMSFLPGTYPNPWLTGYLDPAGGASVYVETIRGCAGGCKYCSYRRNHPSPRILDAESTSELLGSLIKAGAGEIVFLDPTFNSRGDLVELLKSMNKLDSNFFGEMRGDLISTSTASLIADAGFRNVEIGLQSVNRDTLIRSGRPGNPLKVLDGALNLKNAGVTPVIDIILGLPGDSPSDAIRTALMIKDRDLHQHVQVFYLSMLPGTSMRQEFMNQYMSRPPYYRFSDESMEGFAEAREEIADIVGYDLDLAARPLLFEGWPGTELIDLDMNPDLRRRMPSFRHGTIRIASQDLWAERNLLLKFVRTRLKADPFCVLDVVLSPKKEFPLNLVDRVRNLDNPVDYSGRTGRILGRQGNLRVSILIDEADGFSADWITAAAATCTVVLDVNSPDELNRELWNAGVCVRLPGSNWDMGKLLLEVPSIHQVLFMDRQMEASWSKALDI; encoded by the coding sequence TTGCATGACCTGAACGACCCCCTGATGGTCCAGCTTCCCCTGAATCCCTCAGCACCGCTTGAGGCAACCGGAAACGTACCCATGGCCGGAGCTTCCCTTGCTGCCGCGGCATGCCTCCCTTCAGAAATTGTAATTGATCAGAACACGATTGACATGGCAGGAGACCGTTCTCTTGCCGATTTGATAGTGGATAGATCACCGGAACTTGTAGCATTCACCTTATATATGTGGAACGCTGAGAGAAGCTTCTGGCTCGCGAAAATCCTGAAAAACAGACTGCCCGGGATAATCACTGTCGCAGGGGGTCCGGAAGTAACAATTGATAACGAATGGCTTGTTTCCTCTGATGCTTTCGACCTCATGGTTTCGGGCGAGGGCGAGCCATTCGCGACTGAAATCCTGAACGCGGACTCCACAAGAAAAATCATCCGGAAAAATGGGAGATTCCTGGAAGCCGGCAGAATGAGTTTTCTTCCCGGAACTTATCCGAACCCCTGGCTCACAGGTTACCTGGACCCCGCAGGAGGAGCTTCGGTATACGTTGAAACTATCAGGGGGTGCGCTGGAGGGTGCAAATACTGTTCGTACAGAAGGAATCACCCGTCGCCCAGGATTCTTGACGCGGAGAGCACTTCGGAACTGCTCGGAAGCCTTATAAAGGCCGGAGCGGGGGAAATAGTTTTCCTTGATCCTACATTCAACAGCCGCGGTGATCTTGTTGAACTCCTGAAAAGCATGAACAAACTTGATTCGAACTTTTTTGGCGAAATGCGGGGCGACCTCATTTCAACATCGACAGCATCTCTTATTGCGGATGCCGGCTTCAGAAACGTTGAGATCGGACTTCAATCGGTTAACAGAGACACTCTTATCCGATCAGGGCGGCCGGGAAATCCCCTCAAGGTACTTGATGGAGCCCTCAACCTGAAAAATGCGGGGGTAACTCCGGTTATTGACATTATTCTTGGGCTTCCGGGAGACAGCCCTTCAGACGCAATAAGAACTGCGCTCATGATAAAGGATCGGGATCTGCATCAGCACGTACAGGTGTTTTACCTCTCCATGCTGCCGGGAACTTCGATGAGGCAGGAATTCATGAATCAATACATGTCCAGACCGCCTTATTACAGGTTCAGCGATGAAAGTATGGAGGGGTTCGCTGAAGCAAGAGAGGAAATTGCGGATATAGTCGGTTACGACCTGGACCTTGCCGCAAGACCCCTTCTGTTCGAAGGCTGGCCTGGAACGGAGCTGATAGATCTTGACATGAATCCCGACCTTCGGAGACGTATGCCCTCCTTCAGGCATGGAACCATCAGGATAGCATCGCAAGACCTCTGGGCGGAAAGGAACCTTCTGTTAAAATTCGTTCGAACAAGGCTGAAGGCAGATCCTTTCTGCGTTCTCGACGTTGTTCTAAGCCCGAAAAAGGAATTCCCCCTGAATCTGGTTGATAGGGTTAGAAATCTGGATAACCCTGTGGACTACTCGGGCAGAACCGGCAGAATCCTTGGGCGACAGGGAAATTTGAGGGTTTCTATTCTGATCGATGAAGCCGATGGCTTCTCTGCCGACTGGATAACAGCGGCTGCTGCCACCTGCACGGTGGTGCTTGATGTAAATTCTCCCGATGAATTGAACAGAGAATTATGGAACGCTGGTGTTTGCGTAAGGTTACCGGGCAGTAACTGGGACATGGGTAAGCTCTTATTGGAAGTACCGTCAATACATCAGGTTCTTTTTATGGACAGACAGATGGAAGCCAGCTGGAGCAAAGCCCTGGATATCTGA
- a CDS encoding 2-oxoacid:acceptor oxidoreductase family protein: MKKYYEIRLSGAGGQGLGLAGRVFSEAAIRSDYDVCQTQSYGPEARGGASRTDIIISKKEILYPNCRNLDILLAMNQESADKFSRDVVDEGIILVDTTYVNQIPEGNVYEYCLTRKSIEEFKTPMAANIIAVGMLASLARLFSLEIWVEALKERVPARFIKMNLKAFELGHKEGREVLHVKEGRVPVAFDRKQPVPDCLKNDS; encoded by the coding sequence ATGAAGAAGTATTACGAGATAAGACTGTCCGGAGCAGGAGGGCAGGGTCTTGGTCTTGCCGGAAGAGTATTTTCTGAGGCTGCCATACGATCGGATTACGATGTATGCCAGACTCAGAGCTACGGACCGGAAGCCAGGGGTGGAGCGAGCAGAACGGATATCATTATTTCGAAAAAGGAAATTCTATATCCGAACTGCAGGAATCTTGATATTCTTCTGGCAATGAACCAGGAAAGCGCTGATAAATTCTCCCGAGATGTTGTTGATGAAGGTATAATTCTGGTTGATACAACTTATGTTAACCAGATACCAGAGGGCAATGTTTATGAATATTGCCTGACCAGAAAAAGTATAGAGGAGTTCAAAACTCCCATGGCGGCGAATATAATTGCCGTTGGTATGCTGGCTTCGCTGGCAAGGCTTTTCAGCCTTGAAATCTGGGTTGAAGCGTTAAAGGAAAGGGTTCCGGCAAGGTTCATCAAAATGAACCTGAAAGCTTTCGAACTGGGACATAAGGAAGGCCGTGAAGTTCTTCATGTGAAGGAAGGAAGGGTTCCTGTTGCCTTCGACAGGAAGCAGCCGGTACCTGATTGTCTGAAGAACGACTCCTGA
- a CDS encoding MFS transporter yields the protein MLSKATTCSQSLSLKDKTVYVRAVKGEILKNFLRLSRENAWCLYDWGNSAFVTTIVAAVLPVYFAETVCAGSTVNWSLLGMSISSNAMSLWGYAMAAAAFVVALMGPVLGAAADAGGRRKQFLGVMTGTGVIAAALLSFTGPGDIWPVLGLLVVGQIGFAGANVFYNSLLVSAVVPGRRELISSRGYAFGYLGGGILLAVNLLMIRKPSLFGFAETTTALKYVFLSVAVWWSLFSIPLFIKVPEGISGSERTLAGSIHRGFSSLVSTFRHIRTRKNILRFLLAFLLYNDGVQTVIMMATVYGKTELGLDSGDLIGALLLTQAVGVPGSLLYGWLAKRFGSKKMIYAGISGYIVIIFYAFWMKKAIDFWILAGMVGLFMGGLQAVSRGFYSRMIPAGMNAEYFGFFSISQRFASILGPLMFALINDITGSSRLSILSLLVLFVSGGLVLKTVRSPEGTE from the coding sequence ATGCTGAGCAAGGCAACCACCTGCAGTCAATCTCTTTCACTGAAAGATAAAACGGTTTATGTTCGTGCGGTGAAAGGGGAAATTCTGAAAAACTTTCTCAGGCTCTCTCGCGAGAATGCTTGGTGCCTCTACGACTGGGGCAATTCGGCTTTCGTTACAACCATTGTAGCGGCGGTACTGCCTGTTTATTTCGCAGAAACGGTCTGCGCTGGCAGTACTGTAAACTGGTCTCTTCTGGGAATGAGTATTTCAAGCAACGCCATGTCACTCTGGGGGTATGCCATGGCTGCCGCTGCATTCGTGGTTGCTCTGATGGGCCCTGTCCTTGGCGCAGCGGCGGACGCAGGTGGAAGAAGGAAGCAGTTCCTGGGGGTTATGACTGGAACAGGCGTGATTGCGGCTGCCCTTCTCTCATTTACCGGACCGGGAGATATCTGGCCGGTTCTCGGGCTTCTTGTTGTGGGACAGATCGGGTTCGCGGGAGCCAACGTGTTTTACAATTCACTTCTCGTTTCAGCAGTAGTACCCGGAAGAAGGGAGCTTATCTCATCCAGAGGTTACGCCTTCGGATACCTCGGTGGCGGAATTCTCCTTGCGGTAAACCTTCTGATGATACGAAAACCATCCCTTTTCGGATTTGCCGAAACTACAACTGCCCTGAAGTATGTATTCCTTTCTGTTGCCGTCTGGTGGAGCCTTTTCTCCATACCCCTCTTCATAAAAGTACCTGAGGGCATATCCGGCAGTGAAAGAACACTTGCAGGTTCCATTCACAGAGGATTCTCATCACTGGTTTCAACATTCCGCCACATCAGGACAAGAAAGAATATCTTAAGATTTCTCCTGGCATTCCTGCTGTATAACGATGGTGTTCAGACTGTCATTATGATGGCCACTGTTTATGGCAAAACCGAACTCGGACTTGATTCCGGCGATCTTATAGGCGCTCTGCTGCTCACCCAGGCAGTAGGAGTTCCCGGAAGCCTGCTATATGGCTGGCTGGCGAAAAGGTTCGGTTCAAAGAAGATGATCTATGCAGGTATCTCAGGTTACATTGTTATAATCTTCTATGCGTTCTGGATGAAGAAAGCCATCGATTTCTGGATACTTGCAGGTATGGTGGGTCTTTTTATGGGCGGGCTTCAGGCTGTCAGCCGTGGATTCTATTCAAGGATGATACCTGCCGGAATGAATGCCGAGTATTTCGGTTTCTTTTCCATTTCTCAGAGGTTCGCAAGTATATTAGGACCATTGATGTTTGCTTTGATAAACGATATTACGGGAAGTTCAAGGTTGTCCATACTGTCGCTGCTGGTACTTTTCGTATCGGGAGGCCTGGTTCTCAAGACAGTTCGTAGCCCGGAGGGAACTGAATGA
- a CDS encoding 4Fe-4S binding protein, with translation MTKKFSPAEKTSAGKKNGGKVEEKKKASKAKPRTEPDSFVHVFPEWCKGCAICVEFCPTGVLEMKNQKAVVAHPEKCVRCYLCARRCPDFAIGIEDKRGRVNGSQDKLQRLPEAKGEGDSR, from the coding sequence ATGACAAAAAAATTCTCACCTGCCGAGAAAACCTCCGCCGGGAAGAAGAACGGCGGTAAGGTAGAGGAGAAGAAGAAAGCATCGAAAGCAAAACCTCGAACAGAACCCGATTCTTTCGTGCATGTTTTCCCGGAATGGTGCAAAGGTTGCGCGATATGCGTTGAGTTCTGCCCCACCGGTGTTCTGGAGATGAAGAACCAGAAAGCTGTTGTCGCTCATCCGGAGAAATGCGTCAGATGCTATCTCTGCGCGAGAAGATGTCCTGATTTCGCCATAGGAATCGAGGACAAAAGAGGACGCGTAAACGGCTCGCAGGATAAACTGCAGCGTTTACCGGAAGCAAAGGGAGAAGGTGATTCCAGGTGA
- a CDS encoding 2-oxoacid:acceptor oxidoreductase subunit alpha, which yields MIVPWGETRLVQGNEAIALGAVAAGIDLFAGYPITPSTEVAELLAEYLPLLDKKWIQMEDEIASISALIGARLAGSKSMTATSGPGFSLMQEGLGYACMTEVPLVLVNVMRGGPSTGLPTQVAQGDVMQARWGTHGDHPVIALAPCNVRECFELTVRAFNLSEIFRTPVILLPDEVIGHMRERIVFPNEEDVHVVPIAAPDVPVEWYEHYHESASNVSPMASFGSGYRYHVTGLTHDVHGFPTRKENEVIAKMNRLKHKITRRLDELEDVQMHDVEDSSVVIFAYGSVYRSALAAQAILKKKRKKVGIFRPVTLWPFPDRTVKENLDSKDVILVPELNQGQMIHEVERMTSDSVRVVPLQRIDGYEITPEEIVDAVMEVI from the coding sequence GTGATTGTGCCTTGGGGTGAAACAAGACTTGTTCAGGGAAATGAAGCTATTGCTCTGGGGGCAGTTGCAGCGGGTATCGACTTATTTGCCGGATACCCCATAACTCCATCCACAGAAGTTGCGGAGCTGCTTGCGGAGTATTTGCCTCTGCTTGATAAGAAGTGGATTCAGATGGAGGATGAAATAGCCAGCATCAGCGCTCTGATAGGAGCGAGGCTTGCAGGTTCGAAATCAATGACGGCAACCAGCGGCCCCGGCTTCAGCCTTATGCAGGAAGGGCTTGGATACGCATGCATGACTGAAGTTCCACTTGTACTTGTTAACGTCATGCGGGGAGGACCTTCCACCGGATTACCCACGCAGGTTGCTCAGGGAGATGTGATGCAGGCAAGGTGGGGTACCCACGGTGATCATCCCGTGATAGCACTTGCGCCTTGCAATGTCAGGGAATGTTTCGAGTTGACAGTAAGAGCTTTCAATCTGTCGGAGATATTCAGAACTCCCGTTATTCTCCTTCCCGATGAGGTCATCGGCCATATGAGGGAAAGGATCGTATTTCCTAATGAGGAAGATGTCCATGTTGTTCCGATAGCTGCTCCCGACGTTCCCGTTGAATGGTACGAGCACTACCATGAATCGGCATCGAACGTGTCCCCAATGGCCAGTTTCGGAAGTGGCTACAGATATCATGTAACGGGTTTGACACATGATGTACATGGTTTCCCCACACGAAAAGAGAACGAAGTAATCGCGAAAATGAACAGGCTCAAGCACAAGATAACAAGAAGACTTGATGAACTTGAAGATGTTCAGATGCACGATGTAGAGGACAGTTCGGTAGTAATATTCGCCTACGGTTCCGTTTACAGGTCCGCACTCGCGGCACAGGCAATTCTGAAGAAAAAAAGGAAGAAGGTCGGTATCTTCCGTCCCGTGACACTCTGGCCATTTCCAGATAGAACAGTAAAGGAAAACCTGGATTCCAAAGACGTTATCCTTGTACCCGAACTGAATCAGGGCCAGATGATACACGAAGTTGAAAGAATGACCAGCGATTCTGTCAGAGTGGTTCCACTTCAGCGGATCGACGGATATGAGATAACACCTGAAGAAATCGTCGATGCCGTTATGGAGGTGATCTGA
- a CDS encoding 2-oxoacid:ferredoxin oxidoreductase subunit beta, which produces MAAIIPYEYKYLRAKKRFPHVWCPGCGIGIVMGSIVRAVDAMGWEKDDIVMVSGIGCTSRMPVYVDFNTLHATHGRGLVFGTGVKMANPDLNVMAVMGDGDSLAIGGNHIIHAARRNIDITAIIVNNNNYGMTGGQFSPTTPPGAKTSTTPYGMIEPGFDVCRLMDGAGASFVARGTVYHVTELDNMIQKAFRKRGFSVVEVLAPCPTNYGRANRQGGPVEMMKLLRDNTINRSQLKAMKPGQSKDKVVRGIFVDRDCISYGDRYKALCEKAKRVAEAGK; this is translated from the coding sequence ATGGCTGCTATAATTCCCTACGAATACAAGTATCTCAGGGCTAAGAAACGGTTTCCTCATGTATGGTGTCCCGGCTGCGGGATAGGCATAGTTATGGGTTCCATAGTGAGGGCAGTTGATGCCATGGGCTGGGAAAAGGATGACATTGTAATGGTTTCCGGTATCGGGTGTACATCCAGAATGCCTGTATATGTTGATTTCAATACACTTCATGCTACCCACGGTCGAGGTCTTGTATTCGGAACAGGCGTGAAGATGGCCAACCCGGATCTGAACGTCATGGCGGTTATGGGAGACGGCGATTCTTTAGCGATTGGTGGAAATCACATCATTCATGCCGCGAGGCGTAATATTGATATAACCGCTATTATTGTTAACAATAACAATTACGGTATGACCGGCGGTCAATTCTCTCCGACAACTCCCCCCGGAGCAAAAACATCAACTACTCCTTACGGGATGATCGAGCCCGGTTTTGATGTATGCAGACTCATGGATGGAGCGGGAGCATCGTTTGTCGCTCGGGGTACCGTCTACCACGTTACCGAGCTTGATAACATGATACAGAAGGCTTTCAGGAAGAGAGGGTTCAGTGTTGTTGAAGTTCTTGCTCCGTGCCCTACTAATTATGGCAGAGCGAACCGCCAGGGAGGCCCTGTTGAGATGATGAAGCTTCTAAGGGACAACACTATTAACAGAAGCCAGTTGAAAGCCATGAAACCGGGGCAGTCAAAGGACAAAGTTGTTCGGGGCATCTTTGTTGACAGGGATTGTATCTCATACGGTGACCGGTATAAAGCACTCTGCGAAAAGGCTAAGAGGGTAGCGGAGGCTGGAAAATGA